The window CCCCGCGTCGGGCTACGGTTGTTCGGCACGTCGACGCGGGGACGAGGACGACGACCACTTCGCGCGGCTGTCGTCGACGCAGGGACGAGCGCGACGACCGCTTCGCGCGGCCGTCGTCGCGAGCGGGTGCCGACTGTTCGCCACTTCGCGCCGACCGTTATTCGCGGGTCGCCACTCCGCACCGACCGTCGTTCCGCCGGGGCGCGCCCGAAAATCCACCTTCGCGACCGGACGGCCGCGGCGTTGAAGTCGCTCCCGCCCCTCCCCACGAGCGATGGATTCGCGGTTCTTCCCGGAACGGTGGCCGACGCGACCCGAAACGGCCGTGTTCGTCTCCGGCGTCACGAGTATGGGCCTGGAGATCCTCGCCGGCCGGATCCTGGCCCCGGAGTTCGGCAACAGCATCTACACGTGGGGCGGCATCATCGGCGTCTTCCTCGCCGCGCTCAGCCTCGGCTACCACCGCGGCGGGAAGCGGGCGGCGACGAGCGCCTCCCACGGCCGCCTCGTCGGGGTCTTTCTGGCGACGGCGCTGTACGTCGCGGGCGTCGTCCTCCTGGGTGACCTCGTCGTCCAGTCCACCGGCGTGCTCCCGCTGCCCAGCCAGTTCGCGTCGCTGCCGGCGATCACGCTGCTCTTCGGCCCGCCGACGTACCTCCTGGGGTACGTGAGCCCCTACGCCGCGGAGCTGGCCGGCGGCGACGTCGGCGCGACCGCGGGGCACGTCTACGCCGTCGGGACCGTCGGGAGCATCGTCGGCGCGTTCGCGACGACCTACCTGCTCGTGCCGCTGCTGTCGGTGCCGCAGATCGGCCTCGTCCTCGGGCTCTCGGCAGTTCTGGCGGCCGCAGCCGTCGCCGCACCCGCCCTCGACGGAACGACCGGCATCCGCGTCGGCGTCGTCGCCCTCGCGCTCGTCGCGGCGACGGCCACGGGCGGCCTCGGGCCGGGCGTCGGCGGCGACGTCGTGCACGCGGAACAGACCGCCTACCAGGAGCTCCGCGTCGTCGACCGCGGCGACACCCGCACGCTGTACCTCGACGGGCAACCCCACAGCGCGATGGCCCTCGACGACCCGACGAGACACGTCTTCGAGTACACCCGGTACTTCCACGCCTCGATGCTCTTCGCCGACGAGACGGACGACGTCGACCGCGTCCTGTTCGTCGGCGGCGGCGGCTTCACCGGCCCGCGGATCTTCCACGAGACGTATCCGAACGTCACCGTCGACGTCGTCGAACTCGACCCCGCGGTCGTCGACGCCGCCGACGAGCACTTCGGCATCCCCGACTCGCCGCGGATGAACGTCCACGTCGGCGGCGGTCGCCAGTACCTCGCGGAGACGAACCGCACCTACGACGTGATCGTCCTCGACGCCTATCGGAAGGACACCGTGCCGTTCCAACTCACCACGGTCGAGTTCATGCGGCTGGCCGCCGAGCGTCTCGACGAGGACGGCGTCCTCGTCGCGAACCTCATCTCCGCGCCCAGCGGGCCCGCCTCGGAGTTCTACCGCGCGGAGTACAAGACGATGCGGCAGGTCTTCCCGCGCGTCTACAGCTTCCCGACCGCCGGCGGCCCGGTCGTCCAGAACATCGAGGTGATCGCGACGAAGGACGACGCGTTGCTCACCCGCGAGGAGTTGCAGGCCCGCAGCGAACGCCGCGACGTCGGTATCGACCTCTCGTCGGACCTCTCCTCGTACCGGACGGACGAGCCGACCGACGACGTCCCCGTACTCAGAGACGACCGCGCGCCCGTCGACAGCCTGCTCGACGGGGCGGTCGGACAGCGGTACGTCCGCGTCCGCGCGAACGAGACGAACGGGACAGTCGCCGGCGACCGGACGTCGCTTCGGGAGCCGCGGCTCCGCGCGACGGCGTAGCGGTCAGAACCCGAGGCCGCCCCAGCGGATGTACACCATCACCGCGACGATGCTGAGCTGCAGGACGCCCTCGACGCCGCTCAGTTTCGCATTGCGCATCCCGATCGCGCCGATGAGGTCCGCGTCGGGGTCGTCCGAGGTCATCTCCAGGTACATCCGGGCCTCGCCGGGCAGGAGCACGCCGAAGCCGAGGACGGTGAGCACGGTGACGATGCCGAGCGCGGCGAGGATCGATGCCCCCGGCATCGCGAAGGTGCCGAGGTTCGCGACCAGTGACGCCGCGCCGCCGCCGACGACGAGGGCGAACAGCGCGAGCCACCGCCAGTCGGCGAACGAGTCGAACTGGTAGCCGACCGCGAGGAGCGCTGCGCCCATCGCGACGACCGAGAACAGCCCGCCCCACGCGGCGAGGCCCGGGAGTAGCCCCATCCGCGCCGCAAGCACCATCCCGCCGAAGATGGTCGTGAAGGCGAGCGTCGGCATCAGGAACGCCATCTTCGGCGTGAACCGCTGGAAGACCGCGGCCCGCTCCTCGACGTCGAGGCCGCCGAGAACCGGCCCGAGGACCATCGCCATGAAGAGGTCGATGCCCGTCCAGAGCACGCCGGCCATCACGTGGACGTAGGTCAACTGCTCTACCGTTCCGAACAGGACGGCGGCGACGAACAGCGTGATTGGTATCAGAACCGCTCCCGCGCCGAAGACCGGGTTCGCCCTGTTCGCCATCCCCCGAATCGTCGTCCTGATAGAGACGCTCACATCGTCACTCGAACGAACGGACGATAAATATTCTATCGATTGTCACAATCGGTGACTGACAGTTCGAGCCGTGTGTCGGTTCCGGCGTGGCGACGCACCCGACCGTAGAGGACAATCCTCCCGCCGTCGCCGCTCAGTGTCGGTCCGTCTCGGACGCTCGCGGCGCTGTCGAGGTAATTCGGTGGAAAAATCGCGGATCGTACGTCGCCTAGGCGGCGACGGTCAGAACCGGATTAGACGCGGACGACGTTCGTCGCGCGGGGGCCCTTGGGGGCCTGTTCGATCTCGAATTCGATCTCCGTTCCCTCGGTGAGGTCCTCGCCGCCGACGTCTTCCATGTGGAAGAATACGTCCTCGTCCGCGTCCTCTGTCTCGATGAAACCGTAGCCGCCTGTGTCGTTGAAGAAATCAACCGTACCGTTTGCCATTGCAGATAGACGAACGCCCGAGACACGGATAAGGCTTCGGTATTCGTCTCCTCGATCCCGAATCTGCTCCACGAATGTGCTATTATCGAAGGATCTGCTGATCACTCGCGTGTACGGTCGGTTCCGAGCCGTGAGGGCGACCACCCCGACAGAAGCCGAGCGGTGTCGGACGGCGGCTCCGACGTTTCGGTCCCGCCGGCACGCGACCCCGGGGAACGGCGGCGCGGGCGTTCGACCGCGGCGTCTCTCTGCCGCTACGCGCCGCGTGGGAAGTTCTCGATCGTCTCCGCGCGGAAGGCGTCCTCGTCGAACTCGTAGTCCTCCTCGAAGAACTCCAGGATGGTCTCCGTGTCGCGCATCGCGTTCTTCAGGCTCGTCGACGCCCCCGGCGAGGGCGTGATGTTGAAGATGATGTCGTCGCCGACGATCTTCGCCTCGCCCATATCGAGGGACTTCTCGCTCGTGTCGACGATCTGCGGTCGGACGCCGCCGTAGCCCTTCGCGCGCTCGATGTCGTCGAGTTCGACGCTCGGGACGACCTTCTGGACCTCGGGGAGGAACGCCCGCGTGCCGAGTTCGGGGACGTCGTAGAGGAGGTTCGTGAGGACGTACGGGAGGAGAATGCGGTCGGCGAGGATGTTGGCGTAACTGAGGAACGAGGCGGCGTTCAGCCCGAAGACGTCGAGGAAGTCACTGACCGTCGAGACGCGCCCGCGCTCCAGCGTGGGGACGAGTTTCGCCGTGGGTCCGAAGCGGGTGATACTCCCGTCGTGGACGTCGGCGTCGCCGTGGACCGCCGCGAACGGCAGTTTCTTCATCTGGAGCGTGTAGACCTTTCCATTTAAGAGGTCGTCGGCGAGGAAGAAGCTCCCCGCGACCGGCAGCAACACCATGTCCTCGCCGTAGCCCAGTTCCTTCGCGATCTGGAGGCTGTGGGAGCCGGCGGCGACGACCGCGACCTCGCAGTCGAACGGTCCCCGTCCGGTCGTGAGCGTGTAGCCGTCGGTGTTCTTCGTGACGTCTTCGACCTTCGTGTCGGTGAACACGTCGACGTGTGCCTCCTCCCGGGCGTTCTCGACCATCGACTTCGCGGTCGCACCGTAGTCGACGACGTACCCGTCCGGGGTCTGTAACGCGAGCATCTCCACGTCGGGGTCGCGGCCCTCCACGACCTTCGGTTCGATCTCGCCGATCTCCTCGCGACCGATCGGTTCGAGTTTCGGGAACAGGTCGCCGAACCCCTCCTCGTGGTAGCGGTCTTCGAGTTTGTCGACCTCCTCCTCGCCGACGCCGAGCACCATCTTGCTGCGCTTGGCGTGCATCTCGCGGTCGGGGTCGTGGTTCTCCAGATACCCCGCGAGCAGTTCCGCGCCCGTCTTGACGCCCTCGGCCTTCTCTAAGGTGTAGTTCGTCTCGATGTCTCCGAAGTGAAGCGTCTGTGAGTTGTTGGTGTGATGGGAGTTGATCGCCGCGATCTCCGACTCCTTCTCGACCAGCGCGATCGAATCGATGTCCGTGAACTTCGCAGTGGTGTACAGAAGCGATGCCCCGCTGATGCCGCCGCCGACGATAACGAGATCGTACTTTCCAGACATAATCGATTCCTGTGGGAGTGTCTATCTCCCCGAGTGCACTCCAGCGGGATAACTCCATATTTTTCCGACCGGCGTTAAGACGATCGACGAAGTCGATTTCGACGGAATTGGCGCGTCGGCGGTAGCGTCGTATCGCTCACCGAAGGCACGCCGACGAGGGCGGATCGGCGAGTTCCTGCGAGACTCGACGGCGACGGACGACTCCGTTACGCCGCAGTCCCCGGGAGGGATCCATCGGGCCGTCGACTCACCGCCTCGCCTCGAAAACACCGCCCCGAAATGACGTCTCGACGCGTCATCCTGTCACTCTCACTCGTTGCGCCCGCACTTCGTGCGTTTCTTCTACGGCGGGTAGAATCGAGGGGTATGGGCTTTGGAAGCTACGACGAATCCGAACAGCAGGAGCAGACCACCGAGGCGGACGACAGCGAGGCGGTCAACGTCCACGAGCACGACCACGACGGCGACGTCAACGTCGAGTCCGACGTCGACACCGACGCGCTCGTCGATCGACTCGGCGAGATGCGCGAGGAGTAGCGCGCCGCTCCGTCGGACTGTCGTACGCTCGCGCGATACCCCTCTCAATCCTCCTCCGGGAACCCCTCGACGATCTCCACGCCTGACGAGGCGCCGATCCGTTCGGCGCCCGCTTCGAGCATCGCCATCGCCTCCTCGTAGGATCCGATGCCGCCGCTGGCTTTGACCGGGAGGTACGCCGCCATCAGCTCGACGTCGGCGACGGTCGCGCCGCCGTCGGCGAACCCGGTGGACGTCTTCACGAAGTCGGCGCCGGCCTCCGCGGCCGCCTCGCAGGCGCGGTGCTTCTCGTCGTCGGTCAGCAGCGCCGTCTCGATGATGACCTTCACCGGGATGGGGACCGCGGCGACGACCTCGGCGACGTCGGCCGCGACGGCGTCGTCGTCGCCGGCCTTCAGGCGCCCGACGTTGAGGACCATGTCCACCTCGTCGGCGCCGGACTGCCAGGCGTCGACGGCCTCGCCGTGTTTCGCGGCCGTCGAGTGCTGGCCGTGCGGGAACCCGACGACCGTCGCGAGCGTGACGTCGGGGGCGTACGCGGCCGCCTCGGCGACGTAACACGGCGGGATACAGGCGTTCATTCCGTGCTCCTCCGCCTCCTCGAGGACGGCCTCGACGGCGTCGAGCGTCGTCGTCGGCCCCAAGACCGTGTGATCGACACACGCGGCGAACTCCGTTCTGTTCATACCGTCTCCTGGACACCGAGCGAGAAAAATCGAGGGGTCGCAATAGTGAAGTACGACAGCCGACAACACAGCGGAGACGGCGCTCGATCAATGACACCGATATTTGGGTACGGCAGCCTGATTCTCCCGACGAGTCTGATATCCAGGTTCGAGAACGTCAATCCGACGCTCGACGACGTCTACGAGGGCAACACCGATCGGAACGTCAGGGCGAACGCCCTGGAGAAGTGGGAGAAGCGACGGGAACGCATCGTGTACGTCCCGGCGAAGATACGGGGCTTTCGTCGGTACTACTCGCTGGAGTCCGATCGGGGCGGCACGATGCTGGAGGCCGTCCGGACCGACGATCCCGACGACTGGATCAACGGCGTCCTCGTGTTCGGGCTGACCGCGGAGGAGAAGGCCCAGATCAGAGAGACGGAGAGCCCGTACGATTACACCGGCGTTCGGGACCCGGAACTGGAGTACTACGTCGATCCGGACCGCTTCGACGAGTACGACATCACCGACATTTCGGAGGTCCGGCTGTTCGCCAACAGCGCCGAGAGCGCGGACATCGCCGCCGACAAACCGCGAAACGGGACGTACCACAGCCGGATCGTCAACGGGATCATGATGATCGGCGAGATGTACGGCTCGGCGGTGGCCACGGAGTTCTACCGGGACTTCTGTGCCACGACGTACGAGACCGCCTACGACTCGACCGACGCGAGCGAGTTCAACACGGTCGCGGAGAACGACGAGCTCTCGGGTGATTCAGGGTGGACAGTGCGAGAGTAGTCTCGAAGACGATTTCGGACTTCCGGAACCACTGTTTCGAGGAGGGAGACAAGTTCTGGTACGCGGCGATCGTGCCGCAGTCGACGCTCTCGGGACTGGACGACACCGAGGAGTACGAGTACGTCGAGCTGTCCGCCCCGGAGGTGGACGAAGACGGGACGCTGGCGCAGATCATCGCGTTCAGCGACGATCACGACGTCGCGGAGTTCTCGACGGACGAGGGTCGGCCCTGGGCCTGCATCCGGACCAGGCTCCAGCGGGAGATCGGCCTCGATCCGGACGACGGCGACGACGACGAGAACATGGAGGTCGTGATCCGCGAGTGCGAGACGGAGACGCTGGAGGGGCTGAACGTCCACCGCGTCTCGGCGTGGGAGCAGGAGGACCGCGACATCACGACCCAGGGCCTCGCCGGATACATCTCCGCGGGCGATATGGACGACACGGACGCCCTAAAGCGGGGCGACGTCTGCGAGCTGATCAACCCGGAGACGGGCTCGCGGATCCAGTTGCCGATCGAAACGTACGATCACAAGAACCGGAAGGACAACACGATCAGGATCAACGGCATCACGCGGAAGCTCCTCCGCGTGGACTCGAAAGACGAGGGCGAGGACAACGAGGTCAGACTCCGGATACTCACCGAAGTCGACGAGGAGGAAGGAACCGTAGAGCGGGCCTCGAAGTGGCTCGGCCGGCGGTTCGTCGATTACAGTTACTCGAACTTCCGCGTCCTGCCGGGGTACGACCGGGACGAGGGCCGGAACGTCGTCCGGATGAACGAGGACGCGATGAAGGGGCTCGGCATCGAGGAGAACGACCGCGTCCTCTTGAGTTGGCTGCGCGACGAGAAGCGACGGCGCAACGTCCGCTGTCAGTCCGGGTGGGAGGAGGACAAAGACCTCGAACCGGAGGCCACACCGGAGAGTTCCTACGGCGAGGAGGAGTCGCTGTCCGTTCGGATTCCGAGCACCGAACGCGACAACCTGAACATCAGCGTCGGCGACAGCATTCAGATACGACGCGATATGCGGTACCAGGCCGGCAAGCAGGTGTCGCTGTCGGCGTTCGGTATCCTGGGCGTGGTCGTCGGGACCGGTCAGTTGATCAATATGGTCTTCGAACAGATTACGTTCGCCTACGTCGTCTCTTCGGTGAGCATCGTTCTCGTGCTGTCGGTGTTCACCGTCTGGCTCGTGATGAATCCGATCCGGCAGAAGTGCCGAACGCCCGAGTAGGCAGTCGAACCGACACTCCCGCTGGGTTCGCCCCGGGACGGGCGTCGGCCCGCTTCGGTACCGTTTTGCCCGCGGGTCCGGATCCGCCAGTATGGCGATACTTCCGGAGGGGTTCGCGCTGCCGCCACCGACGTACCTCGCGGCGCTCCTCGCCGCCGCCGCGGTCGTCGCGCGCGCCGCGCTCCGACGACGCCCGACGGTCACGACCGGTCGCGTCCTCGCCCTCGCGCCCTGGATGGCGCTTGGATCCGCACTGCACGTCCTCTACGTCGTCGAGGCGCTTCCCGCGCTCGCCCGCCCGCTGGCGGGCACGCCCGCCGTGTACGTCACCGTCGCGGTCGCCGCCGTCGGCGCCTGGGTCGCTCTCGACGCCGTCCTCGACGAGCGCGACGG is drawn from Halobellus limi and contains these coding sequences:
- a CDS encoding cold-shock protein, with the translated sequence MANGTVDFFNDTGGYGFIETEDADEDVFFHMEDVGGEDLTEGTEIEFEIEQAPKGPRATNVVRV
- the deoC gene encoding deoxyribose-phosphate aldolase; this translates as MNRTEFAACVDHTVLGPTTTLDAVEAVLEEAEEHGMNACIPPCYVAEAAAYAPDVTLATVVGFPHGQHSTAAKHGEAVDAWQSGADEVDMVLNVGRLKAGDDDAVAADVAEVVAAVPIPVKVIIETALLTDDEKHRACEAAAEAGADFVKTSTGFADGGATVADVELMAAYLPVKASGGIGSYEEAMAMLEAGAERIGASSGVEIVEGFPEED
- a CDS encoding DUF5786 family protein is translated as MGFGSYDESEQQEQTTEADDSEAVNVHEHDHDGDVNVESDVDTDALVDRLGEMREE
- a CDS encoding FAD-dependent oxidoreductase translates to MSGKYDLVIVGGGISGASLLYTTAKFTDIDSIALVEKESEIAAINSHHTNNSQTLHFGDIETNYTLEKAEGVKTGAELLAGYLENHDPDREMHAKRSKMVLGVGEEEVDKLEDRYHEEGFGDLFPKLEPIGREEIGEIEPKVVEGRDPDVEMLALQTPDGYVVDYGATAKSMVENAREEAHVDVFTDTKVEDVTKNTDGYTLTTGRGPFDCEVAVVAAGSHSLQIAKELGYGEDMVLLPVAGSFFLADDLLNGKVYTLQMKKLPFAAVHGDADVHDGSITRFGPTAKLVPTLERGRVSTVSDFLDVFGLNAASFLSYANILADRILLPYVLTNLLYDVPELGTRAFLPEVQKVVPSVELDDIERAKGYGGVRPQIVDTSEKSLDMGEAKIVGDDIIFNITPSPGASTSLKNAMRDTETILEFFEEDYEFDEDAFRAETIENFPRGA
- a CDS encoding spermidine synthase: MDSRFFPERWPTRPETAVFVSGVTSMGLEILAGRILAPEFGNSIYTWGGIIGVFLAALSLGYHRGGKRAATSASHGRLVGVFLATALYVAGVVLLGDLVVQSTGVLPLPSQFASLPAITLLFGPPTYLLGYVSPYAAELAGGDVGATAGHVYAVGTVGSIVGAFATTYLLVPLLSVPQIGLVLGLSAVLAAAAVAAPALDGTTGIRVGVVALALVAATATGGLGPGVGGDVVHAEQTAYQELRVVDRGDTRTLYLDGQPHSAMALDDPTRHVFEYTRYFHASMLFADETDDVDRVLFVGGGGFTGPRIFHETYPNVTVDVVELDPAVVDAADEHFGIPDSPRMNVHVGGGRQYLAETNRTYDVIVLDAYRKDTVPFQLTTVEFMRLAAERLDEDGVLVANLISAPSGPASEFYRAEYKTMRQVFPRVYSFPTAGGPVVQNIEVIATKDDALLTREELQARSERRDVGIDLSSDLSSYRTDEPTDDVPVLRDDRAPVDSLLDGAVGQRYVRVRANETNGTVAGDRTSLREPRLRATA